The proteins below come from a single Cannabis sativa cultivar Pink pepper isolate KNU-18-1 chromosome 3, ASM2916894v1, whole genome shotgun sequence genomic window:
- the LOC115711688 gene encoding uncharacterized protein LOC115711688 — translation MECNREAALKAKELAEKKFEEQDFSGAKRFAIKAQSLNPELDGISQMISTLDVYISAEKKTNEDVDCYRVLGVDSLADVTTIRNRFKKLALVIHPSKNKSVGADGAFKILYEAWRLLSDKDRRILYDQKRNLRCKSENGLDQRTSVSNGKNGFHNQSHGNGSLQQGFKGATYSGSSPASAGPVKPSFWTLCNACRTYFEYHRVHLNHKVSCSNCRQPFFAIEIPAPPINFNDVSSEFTIKNSVSAQVAGGFRSKTEKSKRKYEGTLLDSKEVLNNASGRLNTTPSVVGLNTGSSGVGLNTVSSGVGLDIESKEDRLHKKRRKSEQKMENSVGVGNGNVPGNCKTNRFREFSLLEMRNMLQEKAKTVIREKLNEWRMAAALKVQNQSKEVRENEKGKKEANKPVVKAHMSKCDNKHVDRKKEEHAARTCLVNSNVSSKTNSPPPVTMSVPDPDFYDFDKNRTERSFGDNQVWAAYDEDDGMPRYYAMVHRLISTEPFKMKISWLASKGNGELAPLNWIASGFPKTSGDFRIGKHEVYSSLNSFSHQVKWTKGTRGGILIYPAKGDVWALYKNWSPDWNALTPDEVIHKYDMMEVLEDYNEERGVTVVPLVKVAGFKTVFRRHQDPSKIRTIPREQMFRFSHQVPSYLLTGNEGQNAPKDCWELDPASTPLELLQVISDENNGGIPVENFEYPKVQELIENGKTNTEKGLALDSEKEVVADVSKGEEKETIENKLKVYKRKCRQQKGKKIHENTL, via the coding sequence ATGGAATGTAATCGAGAGGCTGCCCTCAAGGCTAAAGAGTTGGCAGAGAAGAAATTTGAGGAACAAGATTTTTCTGGGGCAAAACGATTTGCTATAAAGGCTCAAAGCTTGAATCCAGAGCTTGATGGGATTTCTCAAATGATATCAACTCTTGATGTCTACATCTCTGCTGAGAAGAAAACAAATGAGGATGTGGATTGCTACAGGGTCCTTGGTGTGGATTCATTGGCTGATGTTACCACAATCAGGAATCGTTTCAAGAAATTGGCGCTTGTCATTCACCCTAGTAAAAACAAATCTGTAGGAGCAGATGGGGCTTTTAAAATTCTGTATGAAGCCTGGAGGTTGTTGTCTGATAAGGATCGCCGAATTCTTTATGACCAGAAGAGGAATTTAAGGTGTAAGTCTGAAAATGGCTTGGACCAGAGAACATCAGTATCTAATGGAAAAAATGGTTTCCATAATCAATCTCATGGAAATGGTTCGCTCCAACAGGGTTTTAAAGGTGCTACTTATTCTGGGTCTTCTCCAGCTTCCGCTGGTCCAGTGAAACCCTCATTTTGGACTCTATGCAATGCTTGCAGGACGTACTTTGAGTACCATAGAGTTCATCTCAATCACAAGGTTTCATGTTCCAACTGCCGTCAACCCTTTTTTGCTATCGAGATACCTGCCCCACCAATCAATTTCAATGATGTATCTAGTGAGTTTACCATTAAGAATTCTGTTTCAGCTCAAGTTGCAGGTGGTTTTCGTTCAAAAACTGagaaatcgaagaggaagtatGAAGGTACCTTGTTAGATAGTAAGGAAGTATTGAATAATGCAAGTGGTAGATTGAATACAACGCCCTCTGTTGTTGGTTTGAATACTGGGTCTTCTGGTGTTGGTTTGAATACTGTGTCTTCTGGTGTTGGTCTAGACATCGAATCCAAAGAAGATAGGCTTCATAAAAAAAGACGAAAGAGTGAGCAAAAGATGGAAAATTCTGTGGGAGTTGGAAATGGGAATGTACCTGGCAACTGTAAAACTAACCGCTTTAGGGAATTTTCACTGCTTGAAATGCGGAATATGCTTCAGGAGAAGGCTAAGACAGTGATTAGAGAGAAGCTTAATGAATGGAGAATGGCTGCTGCGTTGAAAGTCCAAAATCAATCGAAGGAAGTCAGGGAGAATGAGAAAGGAAAGAAAGAAGCTAACAAACCTGTTGTAAAAGCTCATATGAGTAAATGTGATAATAAGCATGTAGATCGCAAGAAGGAAGAGCACGCTGCAAGGACCTGCCTTGTGAATTCTAATGTGAGCTCTAAAACAAATAGTCCTCCTCCAGTAACAATGAGTGTTCCAGATCctgatttttatgattttgaCAAGAATCGAACGGAAAGGTCATTTGGCGATAACCAGGTTTGGGCTGCATATGATGAAGATGATGGGATGCCTCGTTATTATGCAATGGTTCATCGTCTAATATCAACTGAACCCTTCAAAATGAAGATCAGTTGGCTTGCCTCCAAAGGCAACGGTGAACTGGCCCCATTAAATTGGATTGCTTCTGGTTTTCCTAAAACTAGTGGGGATTTCCGAATAGGAAAGCATGAAGTTTATAGCTCTCTTAATTCCTTCTCACACCAAGTTAAGTGGACTAAAGGCACAAGAGGAGGCATTTTGATTTATCCTGCCAAGGGAGATGTTTGGGCTCTGTATAAGAACTGGTCCCCTGATTGGAATGCTCTTACTCCAGATGAAGTCATACACAAGTATGACATGATGGAAGTACTTGAAGATTACAACGAAGAGCGGGGTGTGACTGTTGTGCCACTTGTTAAAGTAGCTGGTTTCAAGACAGTGTTTCGCCGTCATCAGGACCCAAGTAAAATCAGGACAATTCCCAGAGAACAGATGTTTCGGTTTTCTCACCAGGTTCCTTCTTACTTGCTTACAGGTAATGAAGGTCAGAATGCTCCTAAAGACTGTTGGGAACTTGACCCTGCATCTACACCTTTGGAGCTTCTTCAAGTAATCTCTGACGAAAACAATGGAGGAATACCGGTGGAAAATTTTGAATACCCCAAAGTACAGGAACTAATAGAGAATGGGAAAACAAATACTGAAAAGGGTCTGGCACTAGATTCTGAAAAAGAAGTTGTAGCAGATGTTTCAAAGGGGGAGGAGAAGGAAACCATAGAAAACAAATTGAAAGTATACAAACGTAAATGTAGACAGCAAAAGGGAAAGAAAATACATGAGAATACTCTCTGA